Proteins encoded together in one Pontiella desulfatans window:
- a CDS encoding aldo/keto reductase: protein MRVPTRRFGRTEVPMPVLTCGGMRYQQGWDDLDPSKIDPKGQENLEACIHRALELGINHIETARGYGPSEMQLGWVLPKIERDKLMVQTKIGVKESGKELLEVFETSMNYLQLDHVDFLSIHGINTQQDLETCLKKGGCVEAIRQLQKEGRVRHMGFSTHASPEVVSPVCETGEFDYVNLHWYFIYDQLHWPMVRAASKQDMGVFIISPNDKGGMLYHPAEKMKALCAPLTPMQWNDLFCLSRPEVHTLSIGASKPSDFDEHVEAVCKHANDPVVGQIERRIHESLQADLGADWVAHWFEGIPPHTDTPGNINVREILRLWTFAKGLGLTEFAKMRYNLLGNAGEWFAGQKATEIDSRDWSCLAGSRFADRIPALLQEAHELFHEEKEAKRLSES from the coding sequence ATGAGAGTACCGACTAGACGATTTGGAAGAACCGAGGTGCCGATGCCGGTGCTGACGTGCGGAGGCATGCGCTACCAGCAGGGCTGGGACGATCTCGATCCGTCCAAGATCGATCCCAAGGGGCAGGAAAACCTCGAGGCCTGCATCCACCGGGCGCTGGAGCTGGGCATCAACCACATCGAAACCGCGCGCGGCTACGGCCCGTCGGAAATGCAGCTCGGCTGGGTCTTGCCGAAGATTGAGCGCGACAAGCTGATGGTGCAGACCAAGATCGGGGTCAAGGAGTCCGGCAAGGAACTGCTTGAGGTCTTCGAGACCTCGATGAACTATCTCCAGCTCGACCATGTGGATTTCCTCTCCATCCATGGCATCAACACGCAGCAGGATTTGGAAACCTGCCTCAAGAAGGGCGGATGCGTCGAAGCCATCCGCCAATTGCAGAAGGAGGGCCGCGTGCGCCATATGGGTTTTTCCACCCACGCATCGCCGGAGGTGGTCTCGCCCGTCTGTGAAACGGGCGAGTTCGACTATGTGAACCTGCACTGGTATTTCATCTACGACCAGCTCCACTGGCCGATGGTCCGGGCCGCCAGCAAGCAGGACATGGGGGTATTCATCATCAGCCCCAACGACAAAGGCGGCATGCTCTACCACCCAGCCGAAAAAATGAAGGCGCTGTGCGCCCCCCTGACCCCCATGCAATGGAACGATCTGTTTTGCCTGTCGCGCCCCGAGGTGCACACCCTCAGCATCGGAGCGTCGAAACCTTCCGACTTCGATGAGCATGTGGAAGCGGTGTGCAAGCATGCGAACGATCCGGTTGTCGGGCAGATCGAACGCCGGATCCATGAATCGCTCCAGGCCGACCTCGGCGCGGACTGGGTCGCCCATTGGTTCGAGGGCATCCCGCCCCACACGGACACGCCGGGCAACATCAACGTACGTGAAATCCTTCGCCTTTGGACCTTCGCCAAGGGGCTGGGCCTGACCGAATTCGCCAAGATGCGCTACAACCTGCTCGGCAATGCCGGGGAGTGGTTCGCCGGCCAAAAGGCGACGGAAATCGATTCGCGCGATTGGTCATGCCTGGCAGGCAGTCGGTTCGCCGACCGCATTCCGGCCCTCCTCCAGGAAGCGCACGAACTCTTCCACGAAGAGAAGGAAGCCAAACGCCTGAGCGAATCGTGA
- a CDS encoding excinuclease ABC subunit UvrC — MEFSKTIKEKLKTLPDKPGCYLMRDRDGKIIYIGKAASLRKRVQSYFRQHTKRTAQPKIRSLINSIDDFDIVVLKSEAEAILTEGKLIKEYRPHYNTLWKDDKRFTMIRIDVQHPFPTIGKVRIRKNDGAAYFGPYTSGMAAKVAVEFLERHFGLRRCRPREPDADTYKHCSNDIIANCSAPCIGKVSAEEYRGRVEEACAFLRGERMGMLKELRAEMERMAGGLRFEEAAALRDMLMHLHNAVKEKAKVRKTPKMKQDEARQGLKELQTQLKLMEEPRVIECFDISNISGTSSVASMVCSVDGVPYPNRYRRFRIKTVEGADDPRSMAEVVRRRYSRLQREGKPMPGLVMVDGGITQLRAAKAELVELGLDDLPIVGLAKRYEEVVWDYTDNSGNLVLPRHSAGLTVVTRLRDEAHRFAITYHRDLRRQRIMESRLDEIPGIGASKKELLLKHFGSITRLGRATIDQIAEAPGIGKKTAELIRNELDKK; from the coding sequence ATGGAATTTTCGAAAACCATCAAGGAAAAGCTCAAGACGCTGCCGGACAAACCGGGGTGCTACCTGATGCGCGACCGCGATGGCAAGATCATCTACATCGGCAAGGCGGCTTCGCTGCGCAAGCGGGTGCAGAGTTATTTCCGGCAGCACACCAAACGCACCGCGCAACCGAAAATCCGCAGTCTGATCAACTCCATCGACGATTTCGACATCGTCGTGCTCAAGAGCGAGGCGGAGGCCATCCTGACCGAAGGCAAGCTGATCAAGGAATACCGCCCGCACTACAACACGCTCTGGAAGGACGACAAGCGGTTCACGATGATCCGCATCGATGTGCAGCATCCGTTTCCAACCATCGGGAAAGTTCGCATCAGGAAGAACGATGGCGCCGCCTACTTCGGCCCTTACACCTCCGGCATGGCGGCGAAGGTGGCGGTTGAGTTCCTGGAGCGGCACTTCGGATTGCGGCGTTGCCGCCCGCGCGAGCCGGATGCCGACACCTACAAGCATTGCAGCAACGATATCATCGCCAACTGTTCGGCCCCGTGCATCGGCAAGGTGTCGGCGGAGGAATACCGCGGCCGGGTGGAGGAGGCCTGCGCCTTCCTGCGCGGCGAGCGCATGGGCATGCTCAAGGAGTTGCGCGCCGAGATGGAGCGTATGGCCGGCGGGTTGCGGTTCGAGGAAGCCGCCGCCCTGCGCGACATGCTCATGCACCTCCACAACGCCGTGAAGGAAAAGGCCAAGGTGCGCAAGACGCCGAAGATGAAGCAGGACGAGGCACGCCAGGGCCTGAAAGAACTGCAGACGCAACTGAAGCTGATGGAGGAGCCGCGCGTGATCGAATGCTTCGATATCTCCAACATTTCAGGCACCAGCTCCGTGGCCAGCATGGTGTGCTCCGTCGATGGCGTACCCTATCCAAACCGCTACCGCCGGTTCCGGATCAAGACCGTCGAGGGGGCCGACGATCCGCGCTCGATGGCCGAGGTGGTGCGGCGGCGTTATTCGCGCCTGCAACGGGAGGGCAAGCCCATGCCCGGCTTGGTCATGGTCGATGGCGGCATCACTCAGCTGCGCGCCGCCAAGGCCGAGCTGGTCGAACTGGGGCTCGACGACCTGCCGATCGTGGGCTTGGCCAAACGTTATGAAGAGGTGGTTTGGGACTACACGGATAATTCGGGCAACCTGGTGCTGCCGCGCCATTCGGCGGGCTTGACCGTGGTGACCCGCCTGCGCGACGAGGCCCACCGCTTCGCCATCACCTACCACCGCGACCTGCGCCGCCAGCGCATCATGGAATCGCGGCTCGACGAAATTCCCGGCATCGGGGCATCCAAGAAAGAACTGCTATTGAAACACTTTGGCTCGATTACGCGGCTCGGTCGTGCCACCATCGATCAAATCGCCGAAGCCCCGGGCATCGGCAAGAAGACCGCGGAACTCATCCGCAACGAACTGGATAAAAAGTAG
- a CDS encoding SanA/YdcF family protein, translating into MRIFRLNPIIGILLFVLAGLASIPLAERWITLDSNARIHTDPGSIPKRKVGLLLGCAPNIYFHYRVKAAVDLFKAGRIDFILVSGDNHTATYDEASAMKNALTRRGVPGERVVCDFAGFSTIDSIVRAKEVFGQQQLTVISQEFHVRRALFIAKRKRIDAVGYCAQDVDFSIGGPTQFREALARVKTILDLYLLRRQPRFLGEPVPIGEEEAEIFSTDKA; encoded by the coding sequence ATGCGTATCTTCCGCCTCAATCCAATAATCGGCATCCTCCTGTTCGTGTTGGCGGGACTCGCCTCGATCCCCCTGGCCGAACGATGGATCACGCTCGATTCGAACGCCCGCATCCACACCGACCCCGGCAGCATTCCCAAACGGAAAGTGGGCCTGCTGCTCGGTTGCGCGCCGAACATTTATTTCCACTATCGGGTCAAGGCCGCGGTTGATCTGTTCAAGGCCGGTAGGATTGATTTCATTCTCGTGAGCGGCGACAACCACACCGCCACGTACGACGAAGCCAGCGCCATGAAAAACGCCCTGACCCGACGCGGCGTTCCCGGCGAACGGGTGGTCTGCGACTTTGCCGGCTTCAGCACCATCGATTCCATTGTCCGCGCAAAGGAAGTCTTCGGCCAACAGCAGCTCACCGTCATATCCCAGGAATTCCATGTCCGCCGCGCCCTTTTCATTGCCAAGCGCAAACGGATCGATGCCGTCGGCTATTGCGCACAGGACGTCGATTTCTCCATCGGCGGCCCCACCCAGTTCCGCGAGGCCCTTGCACGCGTCAAAACCATCCTCGACCTCTACCTCCTCCGCCGCCAGCCCCGCTTCCTCGGCGAGCCCGTCCCGATCGGGGAGGAAGAAGCCGAAATCTTTTCCACCGATAAGGCTTGA
- a CDS encoding permease: protein MDLLLNILKEIWLVTVQMAPYLLFGFLMAGILSVLISKDYVRRHLGGHGWMGSFKAALVGVPMPICSCGVIPLAASLRKHGASRGATASFLASTPQTGIDSLMITYALLGWVFAVFRAIVAFASGVICGTAIAAVSPKEDAGTGECEDECCQPNQQPAIKRMLSYGFISLPRDIAKAMLVGIIISGIISGLIPDDFFADRLGGSPIAMLIMLVIGIPLYVCSSASVPIALAFIKAGLSPGAALVFLITGPATNAATLTTLWQIIGKKQLVVFLVVLALCALAAGYLMNLFSPVLGVAEQVCHGKETTSPLDLAWAVLLLAVLLKALLPKRT, encoded by the coding sequence ATGGATTTGCTACTGAACATTCTGAAGGAAATCTGGTTGGTGACCGTGCAAATGGCCCCCTACCTCCTTTTTGGCTTCCTGATGGCGGGGATTCTTTCCGTCCTGATTTCGAAGGACTATGTTCGGCGGCACCTGGGAGGACATGGCTGGATGGGCTCATTCAAGGCGGCGCTGGTCGGGGTGCCGATGCCGATCTGCTCGTGCGGGGTCATTCCCTTGGCGGCATCGCTCCGCAAGCATGGGGCCAGCCGCGGGGCAACGGCTTCGTTCCTGGCATCGACCCCGCAAACGGGGATCGATAGCCTCATGATTACCTATGCCCTGCTGGGCTGGGTGTTTGCCGTATTCCGGGCGATTGTGGCTTTCGCCTCCGGCGTGATCTGCGGAACGGCCATCGCGGCGGTCTCGCCAAAGGAAGACGCCGGAACCGGCGAGTGCGAGGATGAATGCTGCCAACCCAACCAACAACCGGCGATCAAACGCATGCTCTCGTATGGTTTCATCAGCCTCCCGCGCGACATTGCCAAGGCCATGCTGGTGGGCATCATTATTTCGGGAATCATCAGCGGACTCATCCCCGATGATTTCTTTGCCGACCGCCTGGGCGGTTCCCCGATTGCCATGCTCATCATGCTGGTGATCGGCATTCCGCTTTATGTCTGTTCATCGGCATCGGTTCCGATTGCACTGGCCTTCATCAAGGCCGGCCTCTCTCCAGGGGCGGCGCTGGTGTTCCTGATCACGGGGCCGGCAACGAATGCCGCAACCCTGACCACGCTTTGGCAGATCATAGGCAAGAAACAGCTCGTTGTCTTCCTCGTTGTCCTGGCCCTGTGCGCCCTTGCCGCAGGATACCTGATGAACTTGTTCAGCCCCGTCCTGGGTGTGGCGGAGCAGGTTTGCCATGGAAAAGAAACCACTTCGCCCCTGGATCTGGCCTGGGCAGTGCTACTGCTCGCCGTTCTACTCAAAGCCCTGCTTCCGAAAAGGACCTGA
- a CDS encoding response regulator transcription factor — MDKKTYSIMVIDDHPIIHDGLKTLLSSETDMEIHATATSASEAIDKLENGLPDIAIVDLSLGDSDGTYLIQRIRTLYPKLKILVYTMSEEKLFAERVAGAGADGYVMKTSPPPTLKQAIRTVLAGRLYFTDETLRRVQKKMDGRSEGPKSLIDSLSNREMDIFKHIGLGLDTVSIGRKLNISRNTVDTHRINIKNKLELPNGKALDRLAYEVIQQGKVP, encoded by the coding sequence ATGGATAAAAAAACATATTCTATTATGGTCATCGACGACCACCCGATTATCCATGACGGATTGAAGACCTTGCTTTCTTCGGAAACGGACATGGAAATCCACGCCACAGCCACTTCGGCATCGGAGGCGATCGACAAACTTGAGAATGGACTGCCGGATATCGCCATCGTCGACCTTTCACTTGGCGATTCGGATGGCACCTACCTGATCCAACGCATCAGAACCCTATATCCCAAACTAAAAATACTGGTCTACACGATGTCGGAGGAAAAGCTGTTTGCCGAGCGGGTGGCTGGAGCAGGAGCGGATGGCTACGTCATGAAAACGTCACCACCCCCGACCCTGAAGCAGGCGATCCGAACCGTGCTGGCCGGCCGGCTTTACTTTACCGACGAAACCCTGCGGCGCGTCCAAAAGAAAATGGATGGAAGGAGCGAGGGGCCAAAATCATTGATCGACTCCCTCTCAAACCGGGAAATGGATATTTTCAAGCACATCGGCCTTGGACTGGATACCGTGAGCATCGGCAGGAAACTCAACATCAGCCGCAACACGGTCGACACCCATCGCATCAACATAAAGAACAAGCTCGAGCTACCCAACGGCAAGGCACTCGACCGCCTGGCCTACGAAGTAATCCAGCAGGGCAAGGTGCCGTGA
- a CDS encoding zinc ribbon domain-containing protein, whose translation MSHPLEPIYALQKKDRRLIKIMREIRDIPQRKSDIEAQLSGTKKKLDMALDSRKHTEATLKEQELEVESLKEKVTKYKNQQMDAQTNEQYRAFVKEIGVVEDEIKALEEKEIKLMEALEQGKAIVAECEEKLNGERAGISDELRELDERAAELQERAESMKVDRARAAALCDKALLQKYSRILNNKRDFAVVLVEPGGHCGGCHMKLPPQVTNDARNPTKIVACNFCGRIVYNPAP comes from the coding sequence GTGTCGCACCCGTTGGAACCGATTTATGCCTTGCAGAAGAAGGATCGTAGACTCATCAAGATCATGCGGGAAATCCGCGACATCCCGCAGCGGAAGAGCGATATTGAAGCGCAGCTGAGCGGTACGAAGAAAAAGCTCGATATGGCGCTCGACAGCCGAAAGCACACCGAAGCCACGCTCAAGGAGCAGGAGCTGGAGGTGGAATCCCTTAAGGAAAAGGTCACCAAATATAAAAACCAGCAGATGGATGCCCAGACCAACGAGCAATACCGAGCCTTCGTGAAGGAAATCGGTGTGGTCGAGGACGAGATCAAGGCCCTTGAGGAAAAAGAAATAAAGTTGATGGAAGCCTTGGAACAGGGCAAGGCCATCGTTGCCGAATGCGAAGAAAAGCTAAATGGCGAAAGAGCCGGGATTTCGGACGAGCTGCGAGAGCTTGATGAGCGTGCGGCCGAGCTTCAGGAACGGGCCGAAAGCATGAAGGTCGACCGCGCCCGTGCGGCCGCTCTCTGCGACAAGGCGTTGTTGCAAAAATATTCCAGGATCTTGAATAACAAGCGCGACTTTGCGGTTGTTTTGGTGGAGCCCGGCGGACATTGCGGCGGTTGCCACATGAAGCTTCCTCCGCAGGTCACCAACGACGCGCGCAATCCAACCAAGATTGTTGCCTGCAACTTTTGCGGGCGCATCGTCTACAATCCAGCGCCATAA
- the pyrE gene encoding orotate phosphoribosyltransferase gives MTQEDVLKLFEETSALLNGHFELRSGLHSNQFFQCALVLQYPRIAGQLCEALVEKMKDELKELEVDTVIAPAMGGITIGHDVARALGVRFIFVEKEDNKLVLRRFKIKPGERFVIAEDVVTRGGRVQETVDIVKENGGEVAAIGILVNRSGGKATFDAPLVSLLDIEPITYDPSDCPLCREGLELVHPGSK, from the coding sequence ATGACTCAGGAAGATGTATTGAAATTGTTCGAGGAAACCAGCGCATTGCTGAATGGCCATTTTGAATTGCGCTCGGGCTTGCATAGCAACCAGTTTTTCCAGTGCGCGCTGGTTTTGCAGTATCCGCGCATTGCCGGCCAGCTCTGCGAGGCGCTGGTGGAGAAGATGAAGGATGAACTCAAGGAGCTGGAGGTCGATACGGTGATTGCGCCGGCGATGGGCGGGATCACCATTGGCCACGACGTTGCCCGTGCGCTGGGGGTACGCTTTATCTTTGTGGAGAAGGAGGACAACAAGCTGGTGCTGCGCCGCTTCAAGATTAAGCCGGGCGAACGGTTTGTGATTGCCGAGGATGTGGTGACGCGCGGCGGGCGTGTTCAGGAAACCGTTGACATTGTGAAAGAGAACGGCGGGGAAGTTGCCGCGATCGGCATCCTCGTGAACCGTAGCGGGGGCAAGGCGACCTTCGATGCCCCTCTGGTGAGCCTGCTGGATATCGAACCCATCACCTACGATCCTTCCGACTGCCCGCTCTGCCGGGAGGGTCTTGAACTGGTTCATCCGGGGAGTAAATAA
- a CDS encoding ammonia-forming cytochrome c nitrite reductase subunit c552, translated as MNKLMKKQGGAGIFIVVVVVVALAAVAVAALLANISERKAEAKHRYVRLVEVTEDTTDPEVWGKNWPKQYDMYKRTALATKTTYGGHGGSEALPEEKIDRPEYHWLKRMFKGYAFSIDYRDRRGHAYMLSDQEETKRHNVKQSGSCMHCHASLMPVYRKLGDGDALAGMNKTHAMSYQELNKMVHDMGHGHSVSCVDCHDPDSMAIRVTRPAFIVGIQRLAESDAPVPAVPSIDIWRQGSRSRPYDPNEDATRNEMRSFVCGQCHVEYYCSSDFPLTFPWSNGLAMENLEQEWNETKLTSGDRFYDYKHKETGAPILKAQHPEFELWSQGIHARSGVSCSDCHMPYMRDGASKVSDHWVRSPLLNINRSCQTCHHSSEEEIKARVKKIQDTNYHLLLRGGEALNDLMDAVMAAKKAGATEEQLKDALEMQRKAQWRLDYIAAENSMGFHAPQEAARILAEAADYARQGQVEALKLAK; from the coding sequence ATGAATAAACTAATGAAGAAACAGGGCGGTGCCGGAATATTCATCGTTGTGGTGGTGGTTGTGGCCTTGGCGGCTGTTGCCGTTGCGGCGCTGCTGGCCAATATTTCAGAGCGAAAAGCCGAGGCGAAACACCGGTATGTGCGCCTGGTTGAAGTTACCGAGGATACGACCGATCCCGAGGTCTGGGGCAAGAACTGGCCGAAGCAGTACGACATGTACAAGCGCACGGCGCTGGCCACCAAAACCACCTATGGGGGCCATGGCGGAAGCGAAGCCCTTCCCGAGGAAAAGATTGACCGCCCGGAATACCATTGGCTCAAGCGCATGTTCAAGGGCTATGCCTTTTCCATCGACTACCGCGACCGCCGCGGCCATGCCTACATGCTCTCCGACCAGGAAGAAACCAAGCGCCATAACGTGAAGCAGTCCGGCTCCTGCATGCACTGCCATGCGTCCCTCATGCCGGTTTATCGTAAGCTGGGCGATGGCGATGCGCTTGCCGGAATGAATAAAACCCACGCCATGTCCTATCAGGAACTCAATAAAATGGTGCACGACATGGGCCACGGGCATTCGGTTTCCTGCGTGGACTGCCACGATCCCGATTCAATGGCCATCCGCGTCACCCGTCCGGCCTTCATCGTCGGAATCCAGCGCCTGGCTGAATCCGATGCCCCGGTACCGGCGGTGCCCTCCATCGACATCTGGCGCCAGGGTTCCCGTTCCCGGCCGTATGATCCGAATGAGGATGCCACTCGCAACGAAATGCGCTCGTTTGTCTGTGGCCAGTGCCACGTGGAATACTACTGTTCCTCCGACTTCCCGCTGACCTTCCCGTGGAGCAATGGCCTGGCCATGGAAAACCTCGAGCAGGAGTGGAACGAAACCAAGCTGACCAGCGGCGACCGGTTCTACGACTACAAACACAAGGAGACCGGTGCGCCGATCCTCAAGGCCCAGCACCCGGAATTCGAACTGTGGAGCCAGGGCATCCACGCCCGCAGCGGCGTCTCCTGCTCCGACTGCCATATGCCCTACATGCGCGACGGCGCCTCCAAGGTTTCCGACCACTGGGTGCGCAGCCCGTTGCTGAACATCAACCGCTCCTGCCAAACCTGCCACCATTCATCCGAAGAGGAGATCAAGGCCCGTGTCAAAAAGATACAGGATACGAACTACCACCTCTTGCTTCGCGGCGGCGAGGCGCTGAACGACCTGATGGATGCCGTGATGGCGGCCAAAAAGGCCGGCGCTACGGAAGAACAGCTGAAAGACGCGTTGGAAATGCAGCGAAAGGCCCAATGGCGCCTCGACTACATTGCCGCCGAAAACTCCATGGGCTTCCACGCCCCGCAGGAGGCCGCCCGCATCCTGGCCGAGGCCGCCGACTATGCCCGCCAGGGCCAGGTCGAGGCGCTTAAACTCGCCAAATAA
- the nrfH gene encoding cytochrome c nitrite reductase small subunit — MLSKKATILAVILGILVGTGAFTMRYAEGLSYLSADPKACANCHIMNPQYDSWQKSSHHAVATCVDCHLPHDFVGKYVAKAENGYHHSKAFTTQDFHEPIMIKGKNHRILQHNCVECHEDMVHEMFKRDISDPDAVQCIHCHADVGHGSLPTSIGGADRGLKRERENHE, encoded by the coding sequence ATGTTGAGTAAAAAGGCGACAATTCTGGCCGTTATACTGGGAATCCTGGTGGGCACCGGGGCGTTCACCATGCGCTATGCCGAAGGCCTTTCCTATTTGAGCGCCGATCCCAAAGCCTGCGCCAACTGCCACATCATGAACCCCCAATACGATTCCTGGCAAAAATCCAGCCATCATGCCGTTGCCACGTGCGTGGATTGCCATTTGCCGCACGACTTCGTTGGGAAATACGTGGCCAAAGCCGAAAACGGCTACCACCACTCCAAGGCGTTCACGACACAGGATTTTCATGAGCCGATCATGATCAAGGGCAAGAACCATCGGATTCTCCAGCACAACTGCGTCGAGTGCCACGAAGACATGGTTCACGAAATGTTTAAAAGGGATATATCCGATCCGGATGCCGTCCAGTGCATCCATTGCCATGCGGATGTGGGCCATGGCTCATTGCCAACAAGTATCGGCGGAGCGGATCGCGGATTAAAACGGGAAAGGGAAAACCATGAATAA